From the genome of Sporocytophaga myxococcoides DSM 11118:
GGTGATGTTAGTTCCCTGGTTCAATACACCATCTATGGGCCCTTTTTTTCCAGTATTATTTAATGGAGGGAAACTGGAATTGAGAAAACTATATTCTGGATTCAGCTCGAAGCTATTAGTTGTTGTATTCAATATGTAGATTTCAGCAATAAAATTATGGGTTGCATTTTGCTCAATATTCCCCAGATTTCCATCGCCATCCTGAAAATTTATAGAAATTGAGAGAGAATCAATATAGGAACTACTGACAGGGTTATAAATATTAATTTTCTGGATCTTATTGAAGCTAATGGCAGGTACCTCTGAGTAATTTGGAGCTCTGTCGCAGGCAAATAACAGGCCCGTAATGAACAGAACAAGTGTGGTATATTTGAAAAGCAATTTCACTTTTTTACTATTTTAGATTCAATTTATTAATAATAATGGACTTCAAAGAAAGTTTTAAAAAAGATTTATTCAATATATCCAATCAAAACTTTAACGATAAGGCCATCCTTTTATTCAAATATCAGGCAAAACATAACCCGATTTATAAACAATATCTTGATCTTCTTGGAAAAGACCCCGACAAAGTCTCTTTAATTGAAGAAATCCCGTTTTTGCCGATTTTGTTTTTTAAGACTCAGGAAATAAAAACAGATATTTTTTCTGAAAAGCAGATTTTCTATAGCAGTGGCACTACCGGTTTGCAAACCAGTCGTCATTATGTAGCTGATCCTGAATTTTATTTGAAAAATTGCGAGGAGATTTTTAGAAAATTTTACGGCAATCTTTCTGATTTTATCGTATTGGCTTTATTACCTTCTTATCAGCAGAATCCGGGATCTTCCCTGATTTATATGGTAAATCATTTTATCAAACAGTCTGGTAATTTACTTTCAGGCTTCGTTACCGAAAATACGCTTTTGGATAACCTTCAGAAATATAAAGAAAGCCCTGCAAGAAAATTATTGATAGGGGTTTCTTATGCTCTCTGGGATTTGGCTGAAAATGAACATCCCGATTTGTCAGATTTTATCGTTATGGAGACAGGCGGCATGAAGGGCAGAAGGGAGGAGCTGGTCCGGGATGAATTACATCAGATTCTGAAAAGTGGTTTGAATATAAAAAATGTTCATTCAGAGTATGGGATGACAGAACTTTTATCTCAAGCTTACTCGGCAGGAAATGGTTTTTTTTTAGGTCCTGATTGGTTCAAAATCCTATTGCGGGATATCAATGATCCATTGACTATAGGATCGGGAAGATCGTCTGGTGGAATTAATATTATTGATTTAGCCAATGTAGATTCTTGTGCATTTATTGAAACTCAGGATCTTGGGAAAATTTCAGATGATAAAAACTTTGAGGTTCTTGGCAGGTTTGATAATTCCGATATTAGAGGATGCAATTTGCTCTACTTGACCTAGTCTTTGAAAAGTTCAAAATTAAATCGAAATGATTTAATTTTATTTGCTGTTTATTTTAATTATTGAAAATGAATAATTAATTTTGTTAAGAATCAGGTACTAATTTAAAATTAAACACTTTATGAAAAAGTATTCACTAGTTGTATTTTCTTTCGTGCTTTTGCTAGCTTCTGCTTGCGCAACACACAGAACTTGCCCGACCTACACTAAAGAAGTTAAAAAATCAGCTTCTGTAGCGAAAATTTAATCTGGATTTTTTTAAAACGATTCTGACTTTATTTAAAGGGAATCATCGAGTTTAGATTTAGAAATATTCGGTTTTGTTGATAAAAAAGAAAGCTTCCTTAATTTTAAGGAAGCTTTCTTTTTTATCCGAATATTCATTATTTATTAGCGTATTTTTGAGCATCTTCAAGGGAAATCAAGGAATCACTCATTATTATCAATCTTTCCACCACATTTTTCAATTCTCGTATATTTCCTGGCCATTCCAAAGTTTGAAGATAAGCTACAGCCTTTGGGTCGATTTTTTTAGGAGTGGTTTTATATT
Proteins encoded in this window:
- a CDS encoding acyltransferase; its protein translation is MDFKESFKKDLFNISNQNFNDKAILLFKYQAKHNPIYKQYLDLLGKDPDKVSLIEEIPFLPILFFKTQEIKTDIFSEKQIFYSSGTTGLQTSRHYVADPEFYLKNCEEIFRKFYGNLSDFIVLALLPSYQQNPGSSLIYMVNHFIKQSGNLLSGFVTENTLLDNLQKYKESPARKLLIGVSYALWDLAENEHPDLSDFIVMETGGMKGRREELVRDELHQILKSGLNIKNVHSEYGMTELLSQAYSAGNGFFLGPDWFKILLRDINDPLTIGSGRSSGGINIIDLANVDSCAFIETQDLGKISDDKNFEVLGRFDNSDIRGCNLLYLT